A segment of the Parasynechococcus marenigrum WH 8102 genome:
CAACCGGCACTGAGCCCCGATCAGCTCTGCATCCTGGTGAGCAGGCACGACCAGGCGGCCGATCTGCGGCGGGCCCTGGCGGAGCGAGGTGTGCCCACACGCCTGGTGGCCCAGGGAGACGTGCTGGACAGCGACGCTGCCCTTATGATGCAACACTTGCTGGATGCCCTTGCGGCGCCGGCGGATGACCGTCGCCTGCGGCTGCTGGCCGCCTCTCCCTTGGTGGGGTGGAGTGCCGACCAACTGCGTTGTGAGGCCCAGGATCCGCAGCTCGATGCCCTGGCTCAGCGTTTACGCCAGGCGGCGGATCAGTTGCCGCGGCTGGGGCTGCTGGGTTGCCTGTCTGGGCTGCTGGACGCTGAACGTACGGCTGGTCTGTCCGACGAGGGGCGGATGCTGGGAGATCTGCAGCAGGCAGCCCGCTTGGTGCAGGAGGAGATGCACCGTCAGGGTCTGGATCTGGCCGCTGCTGCCCTGTGGTTGCGGCGGCAACGGCTGCATCCCCCCAGTCCACTGCCACCGGCCCGCGAACCCCACAGCGACCTGGCGGAGAGCGCTGTGGCGGTGGTGACGGTTCACCGCAGCAAGGGTCTGGAATTTCCTCTGGTGATCTGCCCCTACCTCTGGGCTGGTGCCAAGGAGGCGCGTTACGTCACCGGCCCCCTGTGGCGGGATGGCGCGGCAGGAGGTTGGCGGATCGCCTTGAACCGTGATTGGGGCCTCGGCTGGACGGTCTGGCAGCGCAGCCATGCCGAACAGGTGGCGGAAGCCGAGCGGTTGGCTTACGTCGCCGTCACCCGCGCTCGCTCGCAGCTGCTGCTGCTCTGGGCCCGCTGCGCGCCCCAGCAGTCGGTGCTGCAGCACTGGCTGTTCGAAGGCGACGCGGACACGCTGCGGGATCTGCCTCTCAGCCATCGACCGCTGAAGCCGGAGGTTGGTCAGCAACGCTGGCGACCGCCCCATCGCCAGGAGACGTTGGCGATCGGAGCCACGCCGCAGAGGATCGATCGCAGCTGGGGACGTTCCAGCTACTCCGCCTGGATCGCCGCGCCGGCGGCGGAAGCGTTGTTGGAGCAGGGGCGTGATCAGGATCCAGAGGCTGAGGAGGTCACAGCAGCAGGTCTTGAGGAGTGGCCGGATCGGGGGCCTTTGGCGGACTTCCCCCGGGGTGCTGCGGCCGGGGATTGCCTGCACCGCATGCTCGAGCAACTGCCCTTCCAGTGCTCCGGTGATTGGGGCCATGTGATCGAGCAGGAACTGCAGCGATCAGGACTGTCCCTGGACTGGCGCGAGGCGGTGGAACAAGGGCTGCAGCAGGTGCTGGACACCCCGTTGGGGGGACCACTGGCGGCCCTGCCCCTCAGCGCCTTAACGCCGGATCGCCGCTTGCATGAGCTCAGCTTTGATCTGCCGGTGCGTCACGCCCGCACGGATGACCTCGTCGAGGCGTTTCGACTGGATCCAGAGGCTCGCTTTGGCCGCGATTACATCGATCAGCTCAGCAGCCTGCAGGTGAACAGCCGCGGTTTTCTGACCGGATCGATTGACCTGGTGTTCAGCGATGCTGCCGATCCCCTGCAGGCTCGCTGGTGGGTGGCGGACTGGAAAAGCAACTGGATCGGTGAACGCGGCGAGCCCGGCTCCCCCAGCTGCTGCGGCCCACGCCACTACGACCAGGTGGCGATGGAGGAGCAGATGCGGCATCACCACTACCCCCTGCAGGCCCATCTGTATCTGGTGGCCCTGCACCGGCACCTGCAGTGGCGACTGCCCGGCTATGTGCCGGAGCGTCATCTCGGCGGTTATGTCTATGTCTTTCTGCGGGGAATGCCCGGTCAGAGCATTGGCAGCTCCGGAGAAACAGGGCCAGGACGCATCGTGGAGCCGGCACCATTGCAACGGGTCCTGGCCCTCGATCGGATGCTGCAGCAGGTGGCGGTATGAGCAGCAGCTGGTCTCCGGCCTTTGCCACAGCGGTTCACGCTGCCCTGGTGCGCCGCTGTCCGCCGGCTGAAGGGGGAGCTGCTCTGGCTGAGCTCAGCCAGGCCCTGGTGGATGCGCTGGAGCGGGGTGAGCTGGATCTGCCGCTCACGCCGGACCGGGCTGCGGTGGTTCAAGCCAGTGGCTGGTTGGAGGGGGACGACTCGCCGCTGCTGCAACGGGGCGAGCGGATCGGCTGGCGGCGCTGGCTGGAAGCCATGGAGGGGGTGGTGGAGCAGCTGCTGGAGCGACAGCCGCCATCCCTGCCTACCCCTCAGGAGGCCCCAGAGCTCCCGAGCACGCTCAATCCCGAGCAACAGGCTGCGGTGTTGGCCATGGATGGTGCCGCCGTGGTGCTGCTCAGCGGTGGCCCGGGCACGGGCAAGACCAGCACGGTGGTGGAGCTGTTGCGGCGGGCGAGCCAGCGCCATCCCACATTGCGTATTGGGCTGGCGGCACCCACCGGTAAAGCAGCGCGTCGGTTGGGGGATGCGGTGCGGCCTGGGTTGAACGAGCTGCCCTGTTTCACCCTGCATCGCTGGCTGGAGGCCGCCGGGGATGGGTTCCGTCGCCATCGTCAGCGACCGCTGGAGCTTGATCTGCTGGTGGTTGATGAGATGTCGATGGTGGATCTGGAGTTGATGAGCGCCCTGCTGGAGGCGTTGCCGGATGCGTGCCGGCTGTTGTTGGTCGGTGACCCGGCGCAGTTGCCTCCGGTGGGGAGTGGTGCGGTCTGGCAACGGTTGCAGGATCCCGCCGTGCGTGAGCGCTTTGGTTCTGCAGCAGTTCATCTGTTGCACACCTACCGCAACCGCGGTGCTCTGGCGGCGTTGGCCACGACCCTGCGTCAGCAGGGGATCGAAGCGTTCAGGCGGGATCTGGAGCAGCTGCCGGCAACGGCCAACGTTCAGCACCAGCGGGCCAGTCTGCGGCGGCTGCCGCCATCGGTGCGGGATGGCTGGCGGGATCGCCATCAGCGCCTCTCAGCCCTGGCGACGGGGTTGGTGGAGATGCCGGAGTCTGAGCTGAACGACGCAGCGGGTCAGTTGCTGCTGGAACTGGAGAACGATTTGGTGCTCTGCCCTCGCCGGCGTGGACCCTGGAGCCTTGAGGACGTGCACCGATCGCTTTTGGGTGGAGGGGGCTGGATGGAACCGTTGCACTGGCCGGAGGGGGTACCGGTGATCTGTGGTAGCAATCAGCCGGAGGTGGGGCTCGCCAATGGTGATCTCGGCGTCAAGCTGGGATCCGGCGAGCAGAGTCGGGTGCTGTTCCGCGTGATGGCAGCGGATGGGCAGCCGCAGATCCGCCGGCTGCATCCAGCTCGGTTGACGTCCCTGGAGCCGGCTCTGGCGCTCACCATTCATCGGGCCCAGGGCAGCGAGGCTGACCGGGTCACCGTGCTGTGGCCACCGCTGCAGGAGGACAACATCGCGTACGACAGCTGTCTTCTGTACACAGCCATCACGCGGGCCCGTGGCAGCCTGGATCTGATTACTGCTGTCGATCGCTGATGCGGGTTGAACGGCCCTGGGGCTGGTACGAAGACCTCCTGGCCGCTCCCGGTTACAAGGTGAAGCGACTGCTGATTCGCCGTGGTCGGCAACTGTCACTTCAGCGTCACCGCCACCGCAGTGAGAGCTGGACGGTGGTGGCCGGAGATGGTGCGCTGCTGTGTGGTGAATGCTGGCTGGAGGCCAATGCCGGCGTGATGCTCACCATTCCCTGTGGTGCACTCCATCGCGCCCGCAGTGACCAATCTGACCTGGTCATCCTCGAGGTCCAACACGGCAATGATTTGCGGGAGGACGACATCGAACGCCTGCAGGATGATTACGGCCGGGTGATAAGTTAATATTCAACCTTTGAAGCGTAGGCAACACAACCAGAGAGCGATTTCTCAGTCGCCGGGAGGTTGTGAGCCTGATTTCAGAGATCAATCAGGCCAGGGCCTACCACCATGAATGACCAACAGCTCGGGGAGACCCCGTGCGCCGTCGATCTGTCCGCATCTTCGCTGCCTGAGCAGGCCACTTCAGAGCAGGGTTCTGCAGACGTCTTCACCACAACGATCGACGCCCAGCAACCGGAATCGGGTTTCGATGGTTTCGGATTCAGTGAGGCATTGCTGAAGACGCTGGCGGATAAGGGGTACAGCGAGCCTTCACCGATTCAGAAGGCGGCCTTCCCTGAATTGATGCTGGGGCGTGACCTGGTGGGCCAGGCCCAGACCGGTACCGGAAAAACGGCGGCCTTCGCGTTGCCATTGCTCGAACGGCTCGCCAGTGGCCAGAAAACTCCGCAGGCCCTCGTGCTGGCACCCACCCGCGAACTGGCCATGCAGGTGGCTGATTCGTTCAAGGCCTATTCCGCTGGGCATCCGCATCTGAAGGTGCTGGCGGTTTACGGGGGCACCGACTTCCGTTCTCAGATCAACACCCTGCGCCGTGGCGTGGACGTTGTGGTGGGGACACCGGGCCGGGTGATGGATCACATGCGGCAGGGCACCTTGGACACCTCCGGCCTACGCAGCCTGGTGCTGGATGAGGCCGACGAAATGCTGCGGATGGGCTTCATCGACGATGTCGAGTGGATCCTGGAGCAACTGCCGCAGGAACGGCAGGTGGTGCTGTTCTCCGCGACCATGCCACCGGAGATCCGTCGCCTGTCGAAGCGCTATCTGAAGGATCCAGCCGAGGTCACGATCCGCACCAAGGATCAGGAAGGCAAACGGATTCGCCAGCGTTCGATCACCGTGCCGATGCCCCACAAGCTGGAGGCTCTGCAGCGGGTGCTCGATGCCTGCGGTGGTGAAGGAGTCATTATTTTTGCCCGCACCAAGGCCATCACCCTCACCGTGGCCGAGACGCTTGAGGCGGGCGGGCATCAGGTGGCCGTGCTCAACGGTGATGTGCCGCAGAACCAGCGGGAGCGGACGGTGGAACGGCTGCGCAGTGGTTCCGTCGACATCCTTGTGGCCACCGATGTGGCCGCTCGGGGCCTGGATGTTGATCGCATCGGGTTGGTGATCAACTACGACATGCCGTTCGACAGCGAGGCCTACGTCCACCGCATCGGTCGTACCGGCCGGGCCGGTCGCACGGGGGAGGCCGTGCTGTTTGTCACCCCGCGCGAGCGTCGCTTCATCAACAACCTTGAGCGGGCAACAGGCCAGCCGATCGAGGCGATGGAGGTGCCAGGCAACTCCGCGATTAACCAGGGTCGACTCGATCGTTTGCACAAACGCCTCAGCGAAGCAGCCCACAACGAGCGGTCCTATGAGGAAGAAGCGGCGCTGCTGAAAGAGCTGTTGCAACGCATCGGCACGGAACTGGAGCTCAGCCCTGAGCAACTGGCCTACGCCGCCCTCAGCATGGCCATCGGCCCAGACCCTTTGCTGCGCCAGAAGGGCGACGACGAGTGGATTCACAACAACCAGCGCCGCGATCGTGATCGTGACCGTGATCGGGGCGGCGAACGGAGAGAGCGCCGCTCCGATCGTCCGGCCCGTGCCCCGGAGGAGAACATGCAGCGCTACCGCGTCGAGGTTGGGCACCGTGATCGGGTCAAGCCCGGAAACCTTGTCGGGGCCATCGCCGGAGAAACCGGTCTGCAGGGCCGTGCGATCGGCCGGATTCAGATTTTCGACAACCACAGCTTTGTGGATCTGCCTAAAGGCATGCCGGAGGATGTCTTTAACAGCTTGCGGCGGCTTCGGGTGATGAACCGGGAGCTACAGATCACTCAGGCGTCGTGATCGCCGCCGTTGTCCTTGCCGTGATCATCTCGGTGGCAACTGCCCCGGCCGCGGCTGAAGAGAACACCATCCGCCGCTTCTGCATGGCTGCCTTTGAGGCAGCCATGGCCAATGCTGGGTTGACCCCCCCTGAGGGGATGGGCACGTTCACCTGCGATTGTTTTCTCGAACAGGTGTCCCAAGGTGCGGATTTGAACGAGGCCCGTGAGACTTGTAAAACAGAGGCAGCCCAGCGCTTCCCGCTCGACTCCTGATCAGCAGACGCTCACATCGGGCGTCAGCATCTCCAGATCCATTGGGGTTCGCTCCATCAGGGCAATGAGCTCCATTTGAACCTCAGGGAGGCTGCTGGCCATCAGCGTTGTCAGCAGAGCGCAGCGATCGGTTGAACAGAGCTCACCGTCGTCCGTCCAGTGCAGTGCTTGCAGATGCAGTCCATCCATACCCCTCCTTGTGTTGTGATCTCATGACAATGGGCTGGCTCAGTGGTCCGCCGTGAACTCTTTCGGTTTCCTTCCGCTTCCTGTGTTGTTTCGTGCGACTCCCCTGTAACGTCATCACGTTCAGGCTTGACCCCCGGCTTTCTCCGAGCTTCGGAACCGGTTCATGCACCCGAGCACATCCAACGGTTCCACGCTCCATGACCATCTACATCGGCAATCTCTCGTTCCAGGCGGAGCAGGAGCATCTGTTCGATCTCTTCAGTGAATACGGCGAAGTCAAGAACTGCAGCCTGCCCCTGGATCGAGAGACCGGACGCAAGCGCGGCTTCGCGTTTGTCGAGATGGTCAACGACGAAGACGAACAGAAAGCCATCGACGACCTTCAAGAGGTTGAGTGGATGGGCCGCATGATCCGCGTCAGCAAGGCCACGCCTCGTGAGCGTTCAGGCGGACCTCGCGGTGGCGGTGGCGGCGGTTATCGCGGCTGAGAGAACTTCAGAGCAGCGTTCCGACACGCTCAAGATCGATCTCCGGCAGGGGTCAGCGATGTGTGCTGATCCCTGTTGTTTTGTTTGTTGTGATCCCGTTATCAGCCCTTCAGGAGCTTCAGAACCGTGACGGATCGAGCCATCAGCACAAGGTCTTTGCCCCTGGTTCGGTTGCTGCGTCATCTGGCGCCCCAGCGCCGTCTTGTGATCACGGCGGTGATCTGTTCGCTGCTCAACAAGCTCTTTGACCTCGCTCCTCCGGCCTTGATCGGCTTGGCCGTGGATGTGGTGGTGCGTGGTCAGCAGTCCCTGCTGGCGAGCTTCGGCATCCAGAGCGTCTCCCAACAGCTGTGGGTGCTGGCGCTGCTCACCTTTGTGATCTGGGCGGCGGAGTCCCTGTTCGAGTACTTGTACGACGTTCTCTGGCGCAACCTGGCCCAGACAACCCAGCATCGCCTGCGGCTTGAGGCCTACGACCACCTCCAACGGCTGGAGCTGGCTTTTTTCGAGCAGGACAGCAGCGGCCGCCTGATGGCGGTGCTGAACGATGACATCAACCAGCTGGAACGCTTTCTCGATCGTGGCGCCAACCAGATCCTGCAACTGATCACCACGGTGCTGATCGTGGGCATCGGCATGGCCGTGGTGGCTCCTGAGGTGGCCCTGTTCGCCTATCTGCCGATCCCCGTCATTCTGCTGGGGTCGCTGCGGTTTCAACGGCAACTGGCCCCCCGTTATCGCGAGGTGCGAGCCCGCGCCGGTGACCTTGCCTCCCGCCTGGCCAACAACCTCGGTGGCATGCTCACGATCAAGAGCTTCACCGCCGAGCCGTTGGAAGCGCAACGGCTTGAAGCGGAAAGCCTTGCCTATTTGGAGAGCAACGGCCGGGCGATCCGCCTGTCGGCGGCCTTCATTCCCCTAATCCGTTTTGCCATTCTCTTCGCCTTCGTGGCCATCCTGCTGGTAGGTGGTTTCCAGGCTCTGAGTGGTCAGTTGGCGGTGGGCACCTACAGCGTTCTGGTGTTCATCACCCAGCGGCTGCTGTGGCCGCTCACGGCCCTCGGCCGCACGCTTGATGAGTACCAGCGGTCCATGGCCTCCACCCAGCGGGTGTTGGATCTGATCGACACCCCAGTCACGATCCGCAGCGGCCAGACCCCGCTGGACCGACGGCTGGTGCGAGGAGAGATTCGCTTTGAGCAGGTGGATTTCGCTTACCCGGGGCGGGCTTCTCTGCTGCAGGGCTTCGATCTGGTGGTGCCGTCCGGGGCAACGGTCGGCATCGTCGGATCCACCGGCTCCGGCAAGAGCACCGTGGTGAAACTGCTGCTGCGCCTCTATGAGCGTCAGGGGGGGCGAATCCTTCTGGACGGTCGTCCGATCGAACAGCTGCAGCTTCCTGATCTGCGGGGTGCGATCGCGCTGGTGAGCCAGGACGTCTACCTCTTCCACGGCACGGTGGCTGAGAACATCGCCTATAGCGTTGCCAACCCTGATCCTTTGGCTATCGAGCAGGCCGCCCGTCTGGCGGAGGCCGCTGGTTTCATCGAAGCGCTGCCGGATCGCTACGACACCCTCGTTGGCGAGCGTGGCCAACGCCTTTCCGGTGGCCAGCGTCAGCGCATCGCTCTGGCCCGGGCGATCCTCAAGGATGCCCCGGTGCTGGTGCTGGATGAGGCCACGGCCGCCGTTGACAACGACACCGAAGCGGCGATTCAGCGCTCACTGGACCAGATCACCCGCAACCGCACCACCGTGGTGATCGCCCATCGCCTGAGCACGGTGCGCCACGCTGATCGGATTGTGGTGATGGAGCAGGGACGGATCGTGGAACAGGGCCGCCATGACCAGCTGCTGGCCCACGGTGGCGTTTACGCCAATCTCTGGCAGGTGCAGGCCGGCGAACGGCTTATCGCTTCCTGAAGCAGGCGTTGTAGGAGGCGCATCGGCTGACCATGCTGGGGTCGCCAATCGGCCCGACT
Coding sequences within it:
- a CDS encoding ABC transporter ATP-binding protein — its product is MTDRAISTRSLPLVRLLRHLAPQRRLVITAVICSLLNKLFDLAPPALIGLAVDVVVRGQQSLLASFGIQSVSQQLWVLALLTFVIWAAESLFEYLYDVLWRNLAQTTQHRLRLEAYDHLQRLELAFFEQDSSGRLMAVLNDDINQLERFLDRGANQILQLITTVLIVGIGMAVVAPEVALFAYLPIPVILLGSLRFQRQLAPRYREVRARAGDLASRLANNLGGMLTIKSFTAEPLEAQRLEAESLAYLESNGRAIRLSAAFIPLIRFAILFAFVAILLVGGFQALSGQLAVGTYSVLVFITQRLLWPLTALGRTLDEYQRSMASTQRVLDLIDTPVTIRSGQTPLDRRLVRGEIRFEQVDFAYPGRASLLQGFDLVVPSGATVGIVGSTGSGKSTVVKLLLRLYERQGGRILLDGRPIEQLQLPDLRGAIALVSQDVYLFHGTVAENIAYSVANPDPLAIEQAARLAEAAGFIEALPDRYDTLVGERGQRLSGGQRQRIALARAILKDAPVLVLDEATAAVDNDTEAAIQRSLDQITRNRTTVVIAHRLSTVRHADRIVVMEQGRIVEQGRHDQLLAHGGVYANLWQVQAGERLIAS
- a CDS encoding DEAD/DEAH box helicase, which translates into the protein MNDQQLGETPCAVDLSASSLPEQATSEQGSADVFTTTIDAQQPESGFDGFGFSEALLKTLADKGYSEPSPIQKAAFPELMLGRDLVGQAQTGTGKTAAFALPLLERLASGQKTPQALVLAPTRELAMQVADSFKAYSAGHPHLKVLAVYGGTDFRSQINTLRRGVDVVVGTPGRVMDHMRQGTLDTSGLRSLVLDEADEMLRMGFIDDVEWILEQLPQERQVVLFSATMPPEIRRLSKRYLKDPAEVTIRTKDQEGKRIRQRSITVPMPHKLEALQRVLDACGGEGVIIFARTKAITLTVAETLEAGGHQVAVLNGDVPQNQRERTVERLRSGSVDILVATDVAARGLDVDRIGLVINYDMPFDSEAYVHRIGRTGRAGRTGEAVLFVTPRERRFINNLERATGQPIEAMEVPGNSAINQGRLDRLHKRLSEAAHNERSYEEEAALLKELLQRIGTELELSPEQLAYAALSMAIGPDPLLRQKGDDEWIHNNQRRDRDRDRDRGGERRERRSDRPARAPEENMQRYRVEVGHRDRVKPGNLVGAIAGETGLQGRAIGRIQIFDNHSFVDLPKGMPEDVFNSLRRLRVMNRELQITQAS
- a CDS encoding UvrD-helicase domain-containing protein, with translation MRFDPNRYPLDPGLRLLEASAGTGKTFALAHLTLRLISEAAMPLPSLLVVTFTDAAAAELRSRIGQRLQDALAGLEAVARGDALPKADSVLQQWWQQAPQGQSRRDWISRVLMALEQLDAADITTIHGFCSRSLRRQAINSGAAMQQQLETDATALVQEVVQELWQQQLLTLPLPQLQGLVRAGLTADGLAAALLRLDADPQAWLQTDGDDFDPNQPLGAQLEVSLQLSWERFVQFWTRDGEGLEQCFRATAKQWKAMGFKPSPYSPKPTSDRFGQVDRWVAAQHDTPDLSTIRAQQKPLHDYFHPGVWCRTARKCGEQEPSLAAPELQQAIADLWDGPIERVWRYALQRGLQQLQRRRQRSGTVSFAGLLTAMDPGDAEASWLEPLQQRYRAVMVDEFQDTDPVQWRLLQRSFGGGSHLLLLVGDPKQAIYRFRGGDLDTYRRARGLVSRIDTLEDNYRTTPPLMAGLNALMAPGLPESRLEVPAVHARTARSAAVLPEGQQPLQLLQFEQDLPAGKTAIEAAVPPAVAEVVMQLLIEQPALSPDQLCILVSRHDQAADLRRALAERGVPTRLVAQGDVLDSDAALMMQHLLDALAAPADDRRLRLLAASPLVGWSADQLRCEAQDPQLDALAQRLRQAADQLPRLGLLGCLSGLLDAERTAGLSDEGRMLGDLQQAARLVQEEMHRQGLDLAAAALWLRRQRLHPPSPLPPAREPHSDLAESAVAVVTVHRSKGLEFPLVICPYLWAGAKEARYVTGPLWRDGAAGGWRIALNRDWGLGWTVWQRSHAEQVAEAERLAYVAVTRARSQLLLLWARCAPQQSVLQHWLFEGDADTLRDLPLSHRPLKPEVGQQRWRPPHRQETLAIGATPQRIDRSWGRSSYSAWIAAPAAEALLEQGRDQDPEAEEVTAAGLEEWPDRGPLADFPRGAAAGDCLHRMLEQLPFQCSGDWGHVIEQELQRSGLSLDWREAVEQGLQQVLDTPLGGPLAALPLSALTPDRRLHELSFDLPVRHARTDDLVEAFRLDPEARFGRDYIDQLSSLQVNSRGFLTGSIDLVFSDAADPLQARWWVADWKSNWIGERGEPGSPSCCGPRHYDQVAMEEQMRHHHYPLQAHLYLVALHRHLQWRLPGYVPERHLGGYVYVFLRGMPGQSIGSSGETGPGRIVEPAPLQRVLALDRMLQQVAV
- a CDS encoding RNA recognition motif domain-containing protein, which codes for MTIYIGNLSFQAEQEHLFDLFSEYGEVKNCSLPLDRETGRKRGFAFVEMVNDEDEQKAIDDLQEVEWMGRMIRVSKATPRERSGGPRGGGGGGYRG
- a CDS encoding ATP-dependent DNA helicase codes for the protein MSSSWSPAFATAVHAALVRRCPPAEGGAALAELSQALVDALERGELDLPLTPDRAAVVQASGWLEGDDSPLLQRGERIGWRRWLEAMEGVVEQLLERQPPSLPTPQEAPELPSTLNPEQQAAVLAMDGAAVVLLSGGPGTGKTSTVVELLRRASQRHPTLRIGLAAPTGKAARRLGDAVRPGLNELPCFTLHRWLEAAGDGFRRHRQRPLELDLLVVDEMSMVDLELMSALLEALPDACRLLLVGDPAQLPPVGSGAVWQRLQDPAVRERFGSAAVHLLHTYRNRGALAALATTLRQQGIEAFRRDLEQLPATANVQHQRASLRRLPPSVRDGWRDRHQRLSALATGLVEMPESELNDAAGQLLLELENDLVLCPRRRGPWSLEDVHRSLLGGGGWMEPLHWPEGVPVICGSNQPEVGLANGDLGVKLGSGEQSRVLFRVMAADGQPQIRRLHPARLTSLEPALALTIHRAQGSEADRVTVLWPPLQEDNIAYDSCLLYTAITRARGSLDLITAVDR
- a CDS encoding phosphomannose isomerase type II C-terminal cupin domain, whose product is MRVERPWGWYEDLLAAPGYKVKRLLIRRGRQLSLQRHRHRSESWTVVAGDGALLCGECWLEANAGVMLTIPCGALHRARSDQSDLVILEVQHGNDLREDDIERLQDDYGRVIS